A part of Acidimicrobiales bacterium genomic DNA contains:
- a CDS encoding phosphatase PAP2 family protein — MATAEVPAPESVDEPADPSSEEPGPNAQGMADDWSASADETPHPLGPIGASLDDAVDRVWDRLRGNPAMDRLFYTASELGDFSLIWHLLGTARGVATRGGTREATRLALALGAESALVNGVVKSAFRRERPIHDADQPHQLRQPLTSSFPSGHASAAFLAATLLSERSKVKPLWYGLAAIVATSRIHVRIHHASDVVVGAGIGLALGRLVRKAVPLP, encoded by the coding sequence GTGGCCACCGCCGAGGTGCCGGCTCCCGAGTCGGTCGACGAGCCGGCCGATCCCTCCTCCGAAGAGCCTGGTCCTAATGCGCAGGGCATGGCGGACGACTGGTCGGCGTCGGCAGACGAAACCCCGCACCCTCTGGGTCCGATCGGAGCCTCGCTGGACGATGCCGTCGACCGGGTGTGGGACCGTCTGCGCGGCAATCCGGCGATGGACAGACTCTTCTACACGGCCAGCGAGCTGGGCGACTTCAGCCTGATCTGGCACCTGCTGGGCACGGCACGGGGCGTCGCGACCCGGGGCGGCACCCGGGAGGCGACCCGCCTGGCGCTGGCGTTGGGCGCCGAATCGGCACTGGTCAACGGTGTGGTGAAGTCGGCGTTCAGGCGGGAGCGGCCGATCCACGACGCCGACCAACCCCACCAGCTCCGCCAGCCGCTCACCAGCAGCTTCCCGTCGGGGCACGCCTCGGCGGCCTTCCTGGCGGCCACCCTGCTGTCCGAGCGGTCGAAGGTGAAGCCTCTCTGGTACGGGCTTGCGGCCATCGTCGCCACCTCACGGATCCACGTGAGGATCCACCACGCCAGCGACGTGGTGGTTGGTGCCGGGATCGGTCTGGCGCTCGGACGCCTCGTCCGGAAGGCGGTCCCGCTGCCCTGA
- a CDS encoding mismatch-specific DNA-glycosylase has translation MTPTARPVDVGSGRPTTDLPLLLADLHLAHLPGDVVDIRLDPVPDVGWTLERAGDLLVGAGFVPDTVRWSDTARVEAVATRIRSLPDTVAPDLRLLVVGLNPSPTSADTAIGYCRGGNRFWPAVLEAGLASVDRDPRHALHRHGLGMTDLVRRTTSRADEVNSGEYRAGAERVERLVAWLRPRAVCFVGLGGWRTVVDRQAIAGVQDRTFGGRPVYLMPHTSGLNAHSRLTDLVEHLREAGRLADRG, from the coding sequence GTGACCCCTACGGCCCGACCGGTCGACGTCGGCTCCGGTCGGCCGACGACCGACCTTCCCCTGCTCCTCGCCGACCTCCACCTCGCCCACCTCCCGGGCGACGTGGTGGACATACGACTGGATCCCGTTCCGGACGTCGGCTGGACGCTGGAGCGTGCCGGTGACCTCCTGGTCGGAGCGGGGTTCGTACCCGACACCGTCCGGTGGTCGGACACCGCCCGGGTCGAAGCGGTGGCCACCCGGATCCGGAGCCTTCCCGACACGGTGGCACCGGACCTCCGCCTGCTGGTGGTCGGGCTGAACCCCAGCCCCACCTCGGCCGACACGGCGATCGGCTACTGCCGCGGTGGCAACCGATTCTGGCCGGCGGTCCTCGAGGCCGGACTAGCCAGCGTCGACCGGGACCCCCGTCACGCCCTCCACCGTCACGGCCTTGGCATGACCGACCTGGTGCGTCGCACGACGTCGCGGGCCGACGAGGTGAACTCCGGCGAATACCGGGCGGGCGCCGAACGGGTCGAGCGGCTGGTGGCGTGGCTCCGTCCACGGGCCGTGTGCTTCGTGGGCCTGGGGGGATGGCGGACCGTCGTCGACCGGCAGGCCATCGCCGGCGTCCAGGACAGGACCTTCGGGGGCCGACCGGTCTACCTGATGCCCCACACCAGCGGCCTGAACGCCCACAGCCGTCTCACCGACCTGGTGGAGCACCTGAGGGAGGCGGGCCGACTGGCCGACCGGGGGTGA
- a CDS encoding LLM class F420-dependent oxidoreductase, with product MTTTTTPVRYGMTVPFAGPLHAQADRFRELADLGYTDAWTAEADAHDGLTPLALASVWAPDLRLGTAILPAFTRGPALLAQSAASLASAAPGRFVLGIGTSSNVIVERWNGIPFEEPYRRVRDTVRFLRAAFTGEKVTEAFESFDIRGFRLVDPPEQAPPMVVAALRGGMLRLAGREADGAVVNWLSPIDAGRVSAIVREAASAAGRPAPEVAARIFVCPSDDRDRVLAEAKRLVAAYVNVPVYRAFHEWLGRTDVLGEHWERWDAGDRAGSLEAMPDSVVDDLLVHGAPDQCRAAIARYVAAGITTPVLAIVPLAGVDAGLAVRDLAPRA from the coding sequence GTGACCACCACGACGACCCCGGTCCGCTACGGGATGACCGTCCCGTTCGCTGGGCCGCTCCACGCCCAGGCCGACCGGTTCCGTGAGCTGGCGGACCTCGGCTACACCGACGCCTGGACCGCCGAGGCGGACGCCCACGACGGCCTCACACCCCTGGCCCTGGCATCGGTCTGGGCGCCGGACCTGCGGCTGGGAACGGCCATCCTCCCCGCCTTCACCCGTGGGCCCGCGCTCCTCGCCCAGAGTGCGGCATCGCTCGCCTCGGCGGCCCCCGGTCGGTTCGTCCTGGGCATCGGCACATCGTCGAACGTGATCGTCGAACGTTGGAACGGAATCCCGTTCGAGGAGCCATACCGGCGTGTACGGGACACAGTGCGGTTCCTTCGGGCGGCGTTCACCGGCGAGAAGGTCACTGAGGCCTTCGAGAGCTTCGACATCCGTGGCTTCCGCCTGGTCGACCCACCGGAGCAGGCGCCGCCCATGGTGGTGGCCGCCCTTCGTGGGGGCATGCTCCGCCTGGCCGGTCGGGAGGCCGACGGGGCGGTGGTCAACTGGTTGTCGCCGATCGATGCCGGACGGGTGAGCGCCATCGTGCGGGAGGCGGCGTCGGCCGCCGGACGTCCGGCCCCGGAGGTGGCGGCCAGGATCTTCGTGTGTCCGTCCGACGACCGGGACAGGGTGCTGGCAGAGGCGAAGCGCCTGGTGGCTGCCTACGTGAACGTGCCTGTCTACCGGGCGTTCCACGAGTGGCTGGGTCGGACCGACGTGCTCGGCGAGCACTGGGAACGGTGGGACGCCGGTGACCGCGCCGGTTCGCTAGAGGCCATGCCCGATTCCGTGGTCGACGACCTGTTGGTCCACGGCGCGCCCGATCAGTGCCGGGCGGCCATCGCCAGGTACGTGGCCGCCGGCATCACCACCCCGGTGCTGGCCATCGTGCCGCTGGCCGGTGTGGATGCAGGCCTGGCGGTCCGGGACCTCGCACCGCGGGCCTGA